The genomic stretch TTCCAAAAGCTAAATTCTAAATCTGTTGTTATATCTACACCCGCTGTCAAATCTTCTTTTGTTTTGTACCTAAAGCGTTGTAAATGTAGTGAATATTTTCAATTGAAAAGCTTTCTACGACCTAATCTAAAGATTAGGCCGAGCGGGGGTCACTTCGTGTGTTAGCAATAAGTCTCATTTATTTGAAACAGATTTCTCCTCTGCTACACTCCATTTCAGAGTAATTAGTGAGAGTCACTCCTAATAAAATCTAGTTGCAAGCTTCTTCTGACTCCCGGGAATTATTCTCTTATTCAATTGTAGAACCGACTGTTCTTCTATTAAATATTTTTTAAACACATTATCAAAAGTGAGTTTATTAACTTTAATATTGGCAGAACCATATTCCGGTTTTTTCTGAAAAGCCAGCAAACCATAAACACAATTTGTAAGTCTTATTTCCTTTCCTTCAATAGTGGAAAAATCTTTTGAAGCCATTGCAATATTCGCATTTGAAACACTAAAATTGCTGAGTTTTACAGATGAATTTTCCCCTGCACTAACTCCTTTATCACCTGCACTTTTCACCTCACAAGAGTTGATCTGTACTTGTGATCCTGAAAAATCGAAAGCATCATTTCCTATTTCCGAGAAGGAAGTATTTGTAACTACGCCTTTAACAAAATCGCCATCAAAAGCATCGCCGGCAGTAGCGTAAAAAGTGGAGCTTTCTAAACTAAAGTCCGAACGGATAATATTTAATGCATCTTCACAAAAGTTATGCTCAAACCTAACGTGATCCATATCCACATCTGCCTCATAAAAATTTACAGCACCACTTAGCTCCCATCCTTTATATTCAAAATTGCCTAAGTAACTGAAAGTAGTATGTTCAATTCGGTTTCGAGAAGAGGTTTGAAAAATGCTCAATCCCTTAGCTGTTGAATCACTAGAAAAAATATGGATAGGTAAATTTTCTGTACCGGCCAATACAATTGGAGCAAAAGATAGAATTCCACCCGAATTTACAATATCCAAGTCGACACCCTTCTCAATAAACAAAAACTTACCTTTTGGAATAATTACCAAATTTTTCAACTGATATTTCCCCGATTTAATCCAAACAGTATCTTCTCTTTCTACAAAGATTCCTGACTGTAAATAATCGTTTTCGCGAAGTAATTCTTGACGCGGACTCTCTCCTATTTTCTTTTCCCAAGGATGCAACTGAGTATACAACAACTCTTTTTCTCCATCTACCTTAAATACCAACTCATTTAGCAAATCATCATCTCCAAGATTCAGAACCAAGCTTTGTTCCTTATTGTTAAAAGCATCTATCCGATAATTTTTTTTACGCCAAGACAAGCTTATCTGCTTTTGTTCATTGGCCAAACCAATTAGCTCAATTGCCCTATTATTATAATTCTCAACACGAATTCTATACATATCGTCTTTGGATTTATAATAGAAAGCATTAACAAATAAAGGAGCAAGATCTATTCGGTAAAGCGTGTCATAATCAAGTATTTTTTCTTTAAGCGGATAAGAATTTATCACACCATTCTTCAGTCGCTTCTGATATGCCGGCAGTTCCTGTCGAATTCTTTTTGCATTATCGAAAATGAAGGCAGACTCGTACTTATAGTTCGGGAACTCCTCCTGCAATAAATCTTCATATTTAGAAATAGACTGTTCTTCTCGTTTAAAAAAATCATTCAGATATTCTTCTTTACTTATTTTCTTAAGGTTTTTTACATACAGTTCTTGAAATTCAGTATCCTGAAAAATCCTGAATAGTAAATTATCTATTTCTAAAACCTCAGCATTTTTAGGAAACCAAAGGTTACCATAGATAGCTTTTTCTTCGGTAAACTTTTCCATACCACCGGTATAAGCATCAAAAGCAATAGGTTCCAACAAGCATAAAACCGGATTATAATAAAACCTTTGATTGTGCCAAGCCATTCCATGCCGAGCTTTTGTTAAATCTACCAATGCCCAATATTTAGCCAACTTTTCCACGTCAAAAATCTGATTTAGAGGCTTTTGATGTGTTTTATATTGATAAAGAAGTCGCTGTGCAATAGAAAATTCCGTACTTAAAACGGGAGATGCCAAAGTTTTATTAGTCTGAAAAGCTTCTGCAATAGCCGTCTGAAAATAAGGTAATAGATACCATTTCTTTTCAACTTTAAAATGTTTTTGAACACCCCAAAATGCCTCTTCGTTAAAACGTAAAATCGGTCCTTCACGCCGCTGATTATACTCTATCATTTGCTTGGCAAAATGCTCTTCAACAGCATAAACACCTCGACTTTCGCCATTCACATATAAAGGTGTAAAACCATAACGAGTAGTTAAAATATCATTATCGTTAAACAAAGAATGAGCAACATATTCCATTAAGTTAGAACGTGTTAAAGGGTTTTGAAGCGAAAAAACCCTTAATCCGTTCAGACTCTTTGATTTCCGCATTTTCACCCTATACGACCATTTAACACCTTCTAAATGATCCAACCAATCGCCTTTAAGACGAGCTTTTATAGGCAAAACCTGTTTTTCATCAGAGATGATACCATTTGCCCAATCGTCATCGCTTTGCTCTAAAATGCCATTTTCAAAAGCACGTTGGCGAGAGCGTTCAAAAACAGCCCAATCCTTAGTATCAAAATAAAGATACATTTTAGGACTATTTGTATAAACAGGGTATTTTTTTGGAGGCAGTCTTTCAATACGAATATCATCAAACCAAGCACTGTCGGAGCCAATGCTCCAAGCATAGATTTTTATATAATCCAGATTAGGTTTTACATAAAACTCTATTTCTAAAAGCTCCCAACCCTCTTTATCTTTTTCAATAGCTTTAGTTTCTGCTTGATATAAAATATGTGTTTTATCTCCCGCAACAACAAGCCCCGCTTTTCCACTAAGATCGTATCGCCATACACTAGCTTTAAACCGGTTACCTTCGGTAAGATGACGCATTTCGTAAGTTAAACCATAAGGTTTCTTTTTTCCAATTTTAACGGAATACTTCCCACTCCTCGCATGCTCTTGACTATGTATTCCACTTAATTTAAACGAGATATCTCCATCTGTTCCACTTCCAACAATATATTTACCGTTAGAATCTAAAGTCTCTGCATCGGTATATGCAAACCAGGATACTTTTTCATTCTCCACTACGGACGAATTTGTGCAAGCTCCCAAAATAATCAGAAAGAACAAAAAAACGATATATGATAAAGTTTTCATAAACCAACGTCCTTAAACCAATTGAGGATACAATTTCTCCATCCCCGAAATATACTTAGAGAATTTACTCAAACGAACAGGTAATTTAGAGCTAATAACGGCAACTTCAGAAGCAAATTCCATATCATACTTTAGCTCTAAAATAACATTTTGATAATCAGGTATTTTATGTAAGAATAGATTGTGATACTGCGACAATTTAAAATATTCCATTTTATGATCTACAGTAAAACGAAAATTATAATCGAAAGAACGAAAATATCTTCTGCTGTAAGAATTTAATAACTGAGCTTCCAAGCCCATAATTTCTTCGCGAACATTATCTGGTAAATCGGTTTGCTCAAACAGCTTTTTTATCTGCCGGGCATTAAATCCTTTTTCAATAACAAAATCGGGTAAGATATACGACTTTTTAATCCCAAGTTCTCCCTTCTTAATTTTGAATTCTAAGATAGGCTTACTAATCTGACCTACAGGATTTCCATACCAACGAATTCTTACTTTCTTCCGATTGGTATTTCCATCGAAATTATCGTGATAATATCTTAATCCCTGTTTATCGAAATAAATATTATTAACTTGCCTTTGCTGAAAAATTTCGTGAAAATTAGATGGGTGATTCTTAACAATCATCTCAACATAAGCCGGATGTTTGTTTTCAAATACAAATTTCCGCTCATAACGATATTGAATATTTTCGACTAGCGTGGACATAATGATCAACTAAATTTCTTGATCTAATATACCCAAATGAAAGTTCCAAGAAGATAGTTTTAAATCGTCTTGAAAATATTGAATTGATTTAGTATTTTTTAATTCTACCAGATAAGCAAGCTCTAAAAAGTTATTTTGAGAATCATATCTTTTTAGGCGAAAATCGCCAAAATGTTTTGCAATCAAATTATTAAGATCTTCTATTTTAAAATTATCGATATTATCTGAAGATAAACTAATATATAAATTCTGCGTTTTATGTTTAGAGGAAAAGAAAAATCCTCCCCATAAAATTAGCATCAATATTGCAAAGGCCACTAAGACTATTAATGTCTGATTAGCACCAAGTCCCAAGCCGAGAGCAATAGCAATAAAGAGATAAGCTAATTCTTCAGGCTCTTTTATAGCAGCTCTAAACCTAACAATAGAAAGAGCTCCGACTAAACCTAAGGACAAAGCCAAAGACGACTTTACTATAGTGATTATCAGCATAGTAGTAAAAGCCAAAAGAATAAAATTTGCTGCAAATCCTTTACGATTAGAAAGACTTCTACCACATTTACGATAAGTATAAGATAGTAATAATGATAAAATAACAACCACTAACGAATTCAATAAGAAATCGCTGATTGAAATATTAGCATTTTCGGTAATTAAAAATTTTTGAAACAGATTCCATTTATCTTCCATAAAGCGTAATTATATCAAAATAAAAGAGACTGATAGTTAAAAATCATCATCGCTCTCGTAAAACTTTTTTCTTTTTTGTGCATCATATTTATCGCAATCAATTTCTACAGAAAGAGGTTTAATAGGTTTGTCAAAATCGCCTTGATACAATCCAATTTTTTTGTTAGCATAAACATCTTTCATAAACAAAGCCCAAATAGGCAAAGCCATATTAGCTCCTTGTCCTTGCGTAATAGTTCTAAAATGTACTGAGCGATCTTCAGCTCCAACCCACACTCCCGTAGCTAAATTAGGTGTAATTCCCATAAACCATCCATCTGACTGATTTTGAGTAGTTCCCGTTTTGCCTGCAATCGGATTTCTAAATCCATAGGTGTATTTCAAACGAATTCCCGTTCCGCTCTCTACCACACCTTTCATAAGCGAAAGCATAAGATAAGCCGTTTCTTCGCTCATAGCTTCGTTAGATTCGGGAGTAAAACGCTCTAATACATTTCCATTCTTATCTTCTATACGACTGATAAAAATAGGTTTTAGATGAACACCTTTATTAGCAAAAGTAGCCATTGCGCCAACCATTTCGTAAAGAGAAATATCGGGTGTACCCAAAGCAATAGCATGTACTGCCGGAATATAACTTGTAATACCCATATTTCGAGCCATTTTAACTACCGCAGCCGGATTATACTTATCAATCAGCTGAGCCGATATCCAGTTAATGGAATTTGCTAAAGCCCATTTTAGAGTAACTTCTCTACCTTCAAACTTTTTATTGGAATTATGAGGTTTCCAAAAAGTACCATCGGGCAAACGGATAATTGGCTGCACATTTGCCATTTTGCTACAAGGCGACATATTACCCTCTTGCATTGCCAAAGTATAAACAAAAGGTTTAAAAGTAGAACCTACCTGACGTTTTGCTTGAGTTACATGATCATATTTAAAATAACGATAATCGATACCACCAACATATGCTTTAACATGCCCTGTTTGAGGCTGGACAGACATTAAGCCTGCTTGAAACAGATATTTATAATAATGAATACTGTCCATCGGACTTAAAACCGTATCAATATCTCCATCCCACGAAAAAAGAGTCATTTCTGTTGGAGTATTAAAAGCAATATCTATAGAATCCATGCTTATTCCCGCTTTTTTCATCAAGCGATAGCGTTCTGATCGCCGCTTAGCTGTATTCAATATTTTTTGAATTTGTTCTTCGGCATCTTCTTTATCGAAAGCAAAAGGAGCATTCGTATACCCTTTCCAATGACGATAAAAAGCGGGTTGCAAATCTTTACCCAAATGTTCACGAACGGCTTTCTCGGCATAAACTTGCATATCATAATTTATAGTGGTAAAAATGCGCAAGCCATCGCGATAAAGGTTATATGGAGTTCCATCAGGTTTAAGATTTGAGGCAGCCCAATCTGTTAACCATCTACGTAAGTATTCGCGAAAATATTTTGCCATTCCGTCATTATGGCTTTGCCTGTTAATATTCAAGCCTAAAGGTTTAACAATGGCGGAATCATAAGTTAATTTATCGATATAGTTATAGTGATACATTTGTCCTAAAACTACATTACGGCGTTCGGTTACTAATTTAGGTCGACGAAAAGGATTATACAGCGATGAATTTTGCAACATCCCGACCAAAGTAGCCGCTTCAGTTAATTTTAAAGAGTCGGGGGTAGTACCAAAATAAACACGTGAAGCCGTTTGTATTCCATCGGCATTATTGATAAAATCGTATTTATTCAGATACATTGCTATAATTTCCTCTTTCGAGTAACTGCGTTCGAGCTTAACAGAAATAACCCATTCGTTAAGTTTTTGTTTTACACGGGCAAGGCTGGAGCCGGGTTTCTCGGTAAATAATTGTTTAGCTAACTGCTGTGTAATAGTCGATCCTCCACCTGCATTATTCCCTGTTAGAACACCATAGAAAACACGTGCTAAAGCTTTAAAATCAATGCCTGAATGATTGTAGAATCTAATATCTTCCGTAGCAATTAGAGCATTTACCAGATTTGGAGATATATCGCGAAAATCAATGTCGGAACGATTTTCGATAAAATAAGATCCCAACAAACGACCATCATCAGCAAATATAAGAGAAGCTTGGGAAGACTGAGGGTTTTCCAACTCTTCAAAGCTGGGCATTTTTCCCAGATAACCATTTGAGATTAATACAAATAAACCAACAAGCAATCCAACTCCAATAAAAAAGCTAGCCCAAAGAATTAAAATCCACTTTAAAAAGCCTGTTTTTTTCTTAGTTTTTTTCTTACTGCCTTTTTTGGCTGTTGTGTCTTTCTTTACACCCATATTAAATTTTTGTTATTCTACCCTTTCCAATCTGATTCCCACATCGGCTATGCCTTTTAAGCTATCAGCTCGCATACCATGTTTCACGCAAAAGCGATATTTTCCTTTTTTCTGAAAACGTATATTTTCACGAAGTATAAAACTGTTATCACGAAACTTACCCCTACCATCGCCTAACCATTTACCCTGATAATCAGCTAACTGACATTCTATTGTATCTTGTGCAGATTCGCCATCGGGAAATTCTGATTTGATAAAAAAATACAAGTTAGCAAACTCATAATCAATTGTATTACGAACATTAATATAAAAATTAAACGATTGGAGACTATCTTCTATTTCTACTTCAAATATTTTAGCATCATCATAAAACCAAATATTATTTGCAATCATCTCGTTATGTTCGTAATATCGATTATTATCGCAAGACATAAATGCAAATCCCAAGAATGTAAAAGCTAATGCAAAGCCTATCATTCTTTTCGAGAAGTTATATTTTTTTCTTTGCATATTCAAAATTTATCTTCGATCAAAACGTGTTAAGTCACCTTCTTCAATACCGTTTAGCTTCTTCTTTTCCGGTGATTTTATCATATAACTTTCTATATCATCCGGCTTTTTCCCAATCTTATTACGCCCAAGGATATATTTAACTTTTTTAACAGATATCGCCATAAATGATCCGGGTTCATTTAAATAAGAGTACCAAAAAATACCTTTAAAGACATCCATTTTTTGAAAAACAGCATCACCTTTTTTTGTTTTCAAAGGAAGGCTTGTATCAGGAAAATCGGATTGTGCGTCAGAATAAGAATCATATTCAAAATTGAGGCAACACTTTAACTTACCACATTGTCCGGCTAATTTTTGCGGATTTAACGAAAGTTGCTGAGTACGAGCAACATTAGTAGTAACGGAAGTGAAATTTGTAAGCCAAGTTGAACAGCATAATTCTCTACCGCAAGAGCCTATACCTCCAACTCTTGCAGCTTCCTGCCGAACGCCAATTTGACGCATTTCTATACGAACGCGGAATGTTTCGGCTAACACCCTAATCAGTTGACGAAAATCGACTCTGTCATCGGCTGTATAATAGAAAATGGCTTTGGTTTCATCGCCCTGAAACT from Bacteroidales bacterium encodes the following:
- a CDS encoding transglycosylase domain-containing protein, whose amino-acid sequence is MGVKKDTTAKKGSKKKTKKKTGFLKWILILWASFFIGVGLLVGLFVLISNGYLGKMPSFEELENPQSSQASLIFADDGRLLGSYFIENRSDIDFRDISPNLVNALIATEDIRFYNHSGIDFKALARVFYGVLTGNNAGGGSTITQQLAKQLFTEKPGSSLARVKQKLNEWVISVKLERSYSKEEIIAMYLNKYDFINNADGIQTASRVYFGTTPDSLKLTEAATLVGMLQNSSLYNPFRRPKLVTERRNVVLGQMYHYNYIDKLTYDSAIVKPLGLNINRQSHNDGMAKYFREYLRRWLTDWAASNLKPDGTPYNLYRDGLRIFTTINYDMQVYAEKAVREHLGKDLQPAFYRHWKGYTNAPFAFDKEDAEEQIQKILNTAKRRSERYRLMKKAGISMDSIDIAFNTPTEMTLFSWDGDIDTVLSPMDSIHYYKYLFQAGLMSVQPQTGHVKAYVGGIDYRYFKYDHVTQAKRQVGSTFKPFVYTLAMQEGNMSPCSKMANVQPIIRLPDGTFWKPHNSNKKFEGREVTLKWALANSINWISAQLIDKYNPAAVVKMARNMGITSYIPAVHAIALGTPDISLYEMVGAMATFANKGVHLKPIFISRIEDKNGNVLERFTPESNEAMSEETAYLMLSLMKGVVESGTGIRLKYTYGFRNPIAGKTGTTQNQSDGWFMGITPNLATGVWVGAEDRSVHFRTITQGQGANMALPIWALFMKDVYANKKIGLYQGDFDKPIKPLSVEIDCDKYDAQKRKKFYESDDDF
- a CDS encoding VTC domain-containing protein, with translation MSTLVENIQYRYERKFVFENKHPAYVEMIVKNHPSNFHEIFQQRQVNNIYFDKQGLRYYHDNFDGNTNRKKVRIRWYGNPVGQISKPILEFKIKKGELGIKKSYILPDFVIEKGFNARQIKKLFEQTDLPDNVREEIMGLEAQLLNSYSRRYFRSFDYNFRFTVDHKMEYFKLSQYHNLFLHKIPDYQNVILELKYDMEFASEVAVISSKLPVRLSKFSKYISGMEKLYPQLV
- a CDS encoding DUF4956 domain-containing protein, whose amino-acid sequence is MEDKWNLFQKFLITENANISISDFLLNSLVVVILSLLLSYTYRKCGRSLSNRKGFAANFILLAFTTMLIITIVKSSLALSLGLVGALSIVRFRAAIKEPEELAYLFIAIALGLGLGANQTLIVLVAFAILMLILWGGFFFSSKHKTQNLYISLSSDNIDNFKIEDLNNLIAKHFGDFRLKRYDSQNNFLELAYLVELKNTKSIQYFQDDLKLSSWNFHLGILDQEI
- a CDS encoding gliding motility lipoprotein GldH, which codes for MQRKKYNFSKRMIGFALAFTFLGFAFMSCDNNRYYEHNEMIANNIWFYDDAKIFEVEIEDSLQSFNFYINVRNTIDYEFANLYFFIKSEFPDGESAQDTIECQLADYQGKWLGDGRGKFRDNSFILRENIRFQKKGKYRFCVKHGMRADSLKGIADVGIRLERVE
- a CDS encoding CotH kinase family protein encodes the protein MKTLSYIVFLFFLIILGACTNSSVVENEKVSWFAYTDAETLDSNGKYIVGSGTDGDISFKLSGIHSQEHARSGKYSVKIGKKKPYGLTYEMRHLTEGNRFKASVWRYDLSGKAGLVVAGDKTHILYQAETKAIEKDKEGWELLEIEFYVKPNLDYIKIYAWSIGSDSAWFDDIRIERLPPKKYPVYTNSPKMYLYFDTKDWAVFERSRQRAFENGILEQSDDDWANGIISDEKQVLPIKARLKGDWLDHLEGVKWSYRVKMRKSKSLNGLRVFSLQNPLTRSNLMEYVAHSLFNDNDILTTRYGFTPLYVNGESRGVYAVEEHFAKQMIEYNQRREGPILRFNEEAFWGVQKHFKVEKKWYLLPYFQTAIAEAFQTNKTLASPVLSTEFSIAQRLLYQYKTHQKPLNQIFDVEKLAKYWALVDLTKARHGMAWHNQRFYYNPVLCLLEPIAFDAYTGGMEKFTEEKAIYGNLWFPKNAEVLEIDNLLFRIFQDTEFQELYVKNLKKISKEEYLNDFFKREEQSISKYEDLLQEEFPNYKYESAFIFDNAKRIRQELPAYQKRLKNGVINSYPLKEKILDYDTLYRIDLAPLFVNAFYYKSKDDMYRIRVENYNNRAIELIGLANEQKQISLSWRKKNYRIDAFNNKEQSLVLNLGDDDLLNELVFKVDGEKELLYTQLHPWEKKIGESPRQELLRENDYLQSGIFVEREDTVWIKSGKYQLKNLVIIPKGKFLFIEKGVDLDIVNSGGILSFAPIVLAGTENLPIHIFSSDSTAKGLSIFQTSSRNRIEHTTFSYLGNFEYKGWELSGAVNFYEADVDMDHVRFEHNFCEDALNIIRSDFSLESSTFYATAGDAFDGDFVKGVVTNTSFSEIGNDAFDFSGSQVQINSCEVKSAGDKGVSAGENSSVKLSNFSVSNANIAMASKDFSTIEGKEIRLTNCVYGLLAFQKKPEYGSANIKVNKLTFDNVFKKYLIEEQSVLQLNKRIIPGSQKKLATRFY